The following are encoded together in the Streptomyces rapamycinicus NRRL 5491 genome:
- a CDS encoding IS630 family transposase (programmed frameshift), producing MRYPDGGGLTAEQRRRREEVRMRAVDLFEEGVEVPCIARELPVSEKSVYQWRRAWRTGGRESLRSKGPCGYDCRLGPHLRARLATWLEEGPAAHGWADDQVWTAARVRTLIGRKLHLSYSVSGVTRLLHRMGYSVQMPARPAAERDEDAITTWREVTWQEVKPTRAATGAFICFEDEAGVTGRPPKGRTWGRRGITPRVKVSGRGRGRLSVAGLLCYRPGLPARLCYRLRRHTGRKGERRSLGESDYIHLLDGAHQLLKAPLIVVWDRLSTHISKTMKALVAERDWLTVFLLPGYAPELNPVEGLWAHIKRSLANLAARNLSELETLLRRRLKALQYRRGVLGGFLAGTGLALDRPN from the exons ATGCGGTATCCGGACGGAGGCGGGCTGACCGCCGAGCAGCGCAGGCGCCGGGAAGAGGTACGGATGCGGGCCGTTGACCTCTTCGAGGAGGGCGTGGAAGTCCCGTGCATCGCCCGGGAGTTACCGGTGAGCGAGAAGTCGGTCTACCAGTGGCGCCGCGCCTGGAGGACGGGCGGACGCGAGTCGCTGCGCTCCAAGGGCCCCTGCGGCTACGACTGCCGGCTCGGCCCCCACCTGCGGGCCAGGCTCGCGACCTGGCTCGAGGAGGGGCCGGCCGCACACGGCTGGGCGGACGACCAGGTGTGGACCGCCGCCCGGGTACGCACACTGATCGGGCGGAAGCTCCACCTCTCCTACAGCGTCTCCGGGGTCACCCGGCTGCTGCACCGCATGGGCTACAGCGTGCAGATGCCCGCCCGGCCCGCCGCCGAGCGCGACGAGGACGCGATCACCACGTGGCGGGAGGTGACCTGGCAGGAGGTAAAAC CCACCAGGGCGGCGACCGGCGCGTTCATCTGCTTCGAGGACGAAGCGGGCGTGACCGGCCGGCCGCCCAAGGGCCGCACCTGGGGCCGGCGCGGCATCACCCCCAGGGTCAAGGTGTCCGGCCGCGGCCGGGGACGGCTCTCGGTGGCCGGGCTGCTGTGCTACCGGCCCGGCCTGCCCGCCCGCCTGTGCTACCGACTGCGCCGGCACACCGGCCGCAAAGGCGAGCGCCGCTCGCTCGGCGAGAGCGACTACATCCACCTGCTCGACGGCGCCCACCAACTGCTCAAGGCCCCGCTGATCGTGGTGTGGGACCGGCTGAGCACCCACATCTCCAAGACGATGAAGGCACTCGTGGCCGAGCGGGACTGGCTGACGGTGTTCCTGCTGCCCGGATACGCGCCCGAACTCAACCCGGTCGAGGGTCTGTGGGCGCACATCAAACGCAGCCTGGCCAACCTCGCCGCGCGCAACCTCAGCGAGCTGGAGACACTACTCCGCAGGCGACTCAAGGCGCTCCAGTACCGGCGCGGCGTCCTCGGCGGATTCCTCGCCGGGACGGGCCTCGCTCTCGACAGACCGAACTGA
- a CDS encoding IS110 family transposase, translated as MIIIGIDPHKSSHTAVAVDAAGHKVGQRRFIVNSGTFGRLLHRCAQWPERRFAVEGASGLGRSLAQQLAATGEDVVDVPSTLSARARLLATGGDRKTDPADALHVAQVALLLTSASRGHLCRGW; from the coding sequence ATGATCATCATCGGGATCGATCCCCACAAGTCCTCGCACACCGCAGTCGCTGTCGATGCAGCAGGCCACAAGGTTGGTCAGCGGCGGTTCATCGTCAACTCCGGGACCTTCGGGCGGCTTCTGCACCGGTGCGCGCAGTGGCCGGAGCGCCGGTTCGCGGTCGAAGGCGCCAGCGGTCTCGGCCGGTCGCTTGCTCAGCAACTGGCGGCCACGGGCGAGGATGTCGTTGACGTGCCTTCCACCTTGTCGGCCAGGGCTCGTCTCCTGGCCACCGGCGGGGACCGGAAGACCGACCCCGCAGACGCTCTTCACGTGGCCCAGGTCGCGCTCTTACTGACTTCGGCGTCTCGGGGTCATCTGTGTCGGGGCTGGTGA
- a CDS encoding TerC family protein, with translation MLDVPMWLWAAFAVTVIVSLAVDLLAHREAHIIGFKEAATWSGVWVGLALIFGVVIFLVLGTTPGVEYTTAWLLEKSLSVDNLFVFALIFAYFKVPRAYQHRVLFFGVAGALVFRGIFLAAGVAVVSRFTAVLFAFAAVLFYSTYKILKEEEDSFDPGKSIAVRLLRKVMPVRDEYAGMKFFVTEAGKRVATPLLAVVTAIEAADLIFAVDSVPAVLAVSDDAFIVYTSNAFAILGLRALYFLLAGLLDRFHYLSKGLALILSFIGVKLILQASHKVFSRDIPEIPSPVSLAVIVMVLAVSVILSIRRPRPTAQEEAAPAVREESDVASGPTGEKPTARETRKTDDPPQDS, from the coding sequence GTGCTCGATGTGCCGATGTGGCTGTGGGCGGCGTTCGCCGTCACCGTGATCGTTTCGTTGGCTGTGGACCTGCTGGCGCACCGGGAGGCGCACATCATCGGGTTCAAGGAAGCCGCCACCTGGAGTGGGGTGTGGGTCGGTCTGGCCCTGATCTTCGGGGTGGTCATTTTCCTGGTTCTGGGCACGACGCCGGGGGTGGAGTACACCACCGCGTGGCTGCTGGAGAAGAGCCTGTCGGTCGACAACCTGTTCGTCTTCGCGCTGATCTTCGCCTACTTCAAGGTGCCGCGCGCCTACCAGCACCGCGTGCTGTTCTTCGGCGTTGCGGGCGCGCTGGTGTTCCGAGGCATCTTCCTGGCCGCCGGAGTGGCCGTGGTCAGCCGGTTCACCGCGGTGCTGTTCGCCTTCGCAGCCGTCCTCTTCTACAGCACCTACAAGATCCTCAAGGAGGAAGAGGACAGCTTCGACCCGGGCAAGAGCATCGCCGTGCGGCTGCTGCGCAAGGTCATGCCTGTTCGGGATGAGTACGCCGGGATGAAGTTCTTCGTCACAGAGGCCGGCAAACGCGTCGCCACCCCGCTGCTCGCGGTCGTCACCGCGATCGAGGCAGCCGACCTGATCTTCGCCGTGGACAGCGTGCCCGCCGTTCTCGCGGTCAGCGACGACGCCTTCATCGTCTACACCAGCAACGCCTTCGCCATCCTCGGCCTGCGCGCCCTGTACTTCCTGCTCGCCGGACTCCTGGACCGGTTCCACTACCTCAGCAAGGGCCTTGCGCTGATCCTCTCCTTCATCGGCGTGAAGCTGATCCTTCAGGCGTCCCACAAGGTGTTCAGCCGCGACATCCCGGAGATTCCGTCACCGGTCAGCCTGGCGGTCATCGTCATGGTCCTGGCAGTGTCCGTCATACTGAGCATTCGGCGCCCCCGCCCGACCGCCCAGGAAGAGGCCGCTCCGGCCGTACGGGAGGAGAGCGACGTTGCCTCGGGCCCGACGGGTGAAAAGCCCACTGCGCGGGAGACACGGAAGACGGACGATCCGCCGCAGGACAGCTGA
- a CDS encoding ISAs1 family transposase, whose amino-acid sequence MPARSSLLIPGPLGQLTDAAPTSPDDLPGLLTCLAQVPDPRRGQGRRHPLVFVLSLAACAVLAGAKSLAAIAEWAADAPPHVLARLGGPCREPDCGPVAPAEATVRRILQHIDGDALDTAVGRWLAGRERAAGQEENDSDRPLPSLAVDGKTVRGARRTDGTQVHLLAAMTGTGLVTAQREVDGKTNEITVFQPLLAPLDLHGTVVTFDALHSQTAHARFLVEDKHAHYIALIKGNQPTLHRWLKALPWREVPLLDKTRATAHGRDEIRRVKAADVTGIAFPHAVQAVQIVRRRRIVTNGKVTLKRVYGVTDLTAKQADATEIARRVRDHWGIENKIHHVRDTTYTEDASRVRTGTAPRAMASLRNLAIGALRLAEQTNIAAGLRHHTRDANRPLITLGIT is encoded by the coding sequence GTGCCTGCCCGCTCATCCTTGCTCATCCCGGGCCCTCTGGGCCAACTCACCGACGCCGCACCGACCTCCCCCGATGATCTCCCCGGCCTGCTGACCTGCCTGGCTCAGGTGCCCGATCCCCGGCGGGGCCAGGGCCGACGCCACCCGCTGGTCTTCGTCCTGTCCCTGGCCGCGTGCGCGGTCCTGGCCGGAGCGAAGTCCCTGGCCGCGATCGCGGAGTGGGCCGCCGACGCCCCGCCGCACGTCCTGGCCAGGCTCGGTGGCCCGTGCCGGGAGCCGGACTGCGGCCCCGTCGCCCCGGCCGAGGCCACCGTGCGCCGTATCCTCCAGCACATCGACGGCGACGCGCTGGATACGGCCGTCGGAAGGTGGCTCGCCGGGCGCGAACGCGCCGCCGGCCAGGAGGAGAACGACAGCGACCGGCCCCTGCCCTCCCTCGCCGTGGACGGCAAGACCGTGCGCGGTGCCCGCCGCACCGACGGCACCCAGGTCCACCTGCTCGCCGCGATGACCGGGACCGGCCTGGTCACCGCCCAGCGCGAGGTGGACGGGAAAACCAACGAGATCACCGTCTTCCAGCCCCTGCTCGCCCCGCTCGACCTGCACGGCACGGTGGTCACCTTCGACGCCCTCCACTCGCAGACCGCCCACGCGCGCTTCCTCGTCGAGGACAAGCACGCCCACTACATCGCGCTGATCAAAGGCAACCAGCCCACCTTGCACCGGTGGCTGAAGGCCCTGCCATGGCGGGAAGTGCCACTCCTGGACAAGACGCGGGCCACCGCGCACGGCCGCGACGAGATCCGCCGGGTCAAGGCCGCCGACGTCACCGGGATCGCGTTCCCACACGCGGTGCAGGCCGTCCAGATCGTGCGCCGCCGACGGATCGTCACCAACGGCAAGGTCACCCTGAAACGCGTCTACGGGGTGACCGACCTGACCGCAAAACAGGCCGACGCAACCGAGATCGCCCGCCGCGTCCGCGACCACTGGGGCATCGAGAACAAGATCCACCACGTCAGGGACACCACGTACACCGAGGACGCCTCCCGCGTACGCACCGGCACCGCTCCGCGTGCCATGGCATCCCTGCGCAACCTGGCCATCGGCGCTCTCCGACTCGCCGAACAGACGAACATCGCCGCTGGACTCCGCCACCACACCCGCGACGCCAACCGTCCACTGATCACCCTCGGCATCACGTGA
- a CDS encoding resolvase — translation MPRDLQRELTYDGLRTSGGLSKGGRRPAVAAGKTDAVRTEYLGGWSVAALAREHGVSRGAIRTAVADLMPEHPAASHEDTPAPELPVTLDMPGKVADFLRAAKRAALDHGVTVRRGQGYTLRVSAASAVHRGLLARYRLLDGAQDLPAVPAQRKARREYENRMNAFGGGI, via the coding sequence ATGCCGCGCGACCTCCAGCGGGAACTGACCTACGATGGGCTGCGGACCTCCGGCGGCCTCAGCAAGGGCGGCCGCCGCCCGGCGGTCGCGGCCGGAAAGACAGACGCCGTACGCACGGAGTACCTGGGCGGCTGGTCCGTCGCCGCGCTGGCCCGCGAACACGGGGTCAGCCGCGGTGCCATCCGTACGGCCGTCGCCGACCTCATGCCTGAGCACCCCGCTGCCAGCCACGAGGACACCCCAGCCCCGGAGCTGCCGGTCACCCTCGACATGCCGGGCAAGGTCGCCGACTTCCTCCGCGCCGCCAAGCGGGCCGCGCTCGACCACGGCGTCACCGTGCGGCGCGGCCAGGGCTACACCCTGCGCGTCAGCGCCGCCTCCGCCGTGCACCGCGGACTCCTCGCCCGCTACCGACTCCTCGACGGCGCCCAGGACCTCCCTGCCGTCCCGGCACAGCGCAAGGCCCGCCGCGAGTACGAGAACCGCATGAACGCCTTCGGCGGCGGCATCTGA
- a CDS encoding DUF6262 family protein, whose amino-acid sequence MNTNPLIEGRKADSARRQRVIKAINTARRGGTAISVSGIARQAGVDRAFLYRHKDLLAQVHAASAEPPHDDTGSAVSRASLQTDLANTLERGNRLATRVRHLETKLSELLGEQAWHESGLGSPDDVEQLKSRITALEQRVVDLTGQLEERDQELQAARAADRQLISRLNTRRPTDS is encoded by the coding sequence ATGAACACCAACCCCCTCATCGAAGGCCGCAAGGCCGACTCAGCCCGCCGCCAGCGCGTCATCAAGGCCATCAACACGGCCAGACGAGGCGGCACCGCCATCAGCGTCTCAGGCATCGCACGGCAGGCCGGAGTGGACCGCGCCTTCCTCTACCGCCACAAGGACCTGCTCGCTCAGGTCCACGCCGCCAGTGCCGAACCGCCCCACGACGACACCGGTTCGGCCGTCAGCCGAGCCTCCCTTCAGACAGACCTGGCGAACACCCTGGAACGCGGCAATCGCCTCGCCACGCGCGTGAGACACCTGGAGACCAAGCTCTCCGAACTGCTCGGCGAGCAGGCATGGCACGAGTCCGGCCTGGGTTCCCCTGACGACGTCGAACAGCTCAAGAGCCGGATCACCGCGCTGGAACAACGGGTTGTCGACCTGACCGGCCAACTCGAAGAACGTGATCAGGAACTGCAGGCCGCACGAGCCGCTGACCGCCAACTGATCAGCCGGCTCAACACCAGGCGACCCACGGACTCATGA
- a CDS encoding FAD-dependent oxidoreductase, with protein sequence MESLARWIRRRTRLISSSEGRASVRYRKVLDDRGHAYERWDNARLAEHYPQWRVDEPAEVTFQRDMGLVDIGRAGQTHRALASALGVTFRPRTRAIRIKSLPDGVRVHTDGGGSVTVRHVVVAAGAWSDTILAEVGQTWRTTISQEQVAYFVPRTLRDFTPDAFPVWGWYGPTLFYGFPIYGEVAVKIARDMSGRFVTHETRSLEPVGEETQLLGAFLRERLPDAAGFELYSKTCVYDMPPDRNFVIDAMPGNPRVVVGVGAGHAAKFAGLFGEILSELVVEGRSRYPIEPFTADRPALTDPSYKPVFAL encoded by the coding sequence ATGGAGTCCTTGGCGCGTTGGATCAGGCGGCGGACGCGGCTGATCTCTTCGTCGGAAGGCAGGGCCTCTGTCCGGTACCGCAAGGTCCTCGACGACCGGGGACATGCCTACGAGCGCTGGGACAACGCCCGGCTCGCCGAGCACTACCCGCAGTGGCGCGTCGACGAACCAGCCGAGGTGACCTTCCAGCGCGACATGGGGCTGGTCGACATCGGCCGGGCCGGACAGACCCACCGTGCGCTCGCCTCGGCCCTCGGTGTGACATTCCGGCCCCGTACCCGGGCGATCCGCATCAAGAGCCTCCCGGACGGCGTGCGGGTGCACACCGACGGCGGCGGCTCCGTCACCGTACGTCATGTGGTGGTCGCCGCCGGCGCGTGGTCCGACACCATCCTGGCCGAGGTCGGCCAGACCTGGCGCACCACGATCAGCCAGGAGCAGGTCGCCTACTTCGTACCGAGGACACTGCGGGACTTCACTCCCGACGCGTTCCCGGTGTGGGGCTGGTACGGCCCGACGCTCTTCTACGGCTTCCCGATCTACGGCGAGGTGGCGGTCAAGATCGCCCGCGACATGTCCGGCCGGTTCGTCACCCACGAGACCCGCTCACTGGAACCGGTGGGCGAGGAGACCCAGCTGCTGGGAGCCTTCCTGCGGGAACGGCTGCCGGACGCGGCGGGCTTCGAGCTGTACAGCAAGACGTGCGTCTACGACATGCCGCCGGACCGCAACTTCGTCATCGACGCGATGCCCGGGAATCCCCGGGTCGTCGTCGGCGTCGGGGCCGGCCATGCGGCGAAGTTCGCCGGACTGTTCGGGGAGATCCTGTCCGAGTTGGTCGTCGAGGGAAGGTCCCGCTACCCGATCGAGCCGTTCACGGCCGACCGTCCGGCCCTGACCGACCCGTCCTACAAGCCGGTCTTCGCCCTGTGA
- a CDS encoding PaaX family transcriptional regulator C-terminal domain-containing protein → MTAQTTSATAATGERESRHAPLILTLFGLYARGEHNWLAVASLIGLMADLGVESRAVRSSVSRMKRREVLRGERREGVAGYSLADSTLQTLAEGDVRIFHRARACREDGWVLVVFSVPESEREKRHALRTALTRLGFGTIASGVWVAPGHLADEARRTLERRGLSGYVDLFTGDHFASRDLGAKVRSWWDLDELTAMYADFLDRYRPVLEAVTRREPQPLEAFRIYLPMLTEWRRMPYRDPGLPLELLPPEWNGVAAGELFDRLNIVLSTPAAAHAAAVLHGPR, encoded by the coding sequence ATGACGGCGCAGACGACATCGGCCACCGCGGCGACAGGCGAACGGGAGTCCCGCCACGCCCCGCTCATCCTCACGCTCTTCGGCCTCTACGCCCGGGGCGAGCACAACTGGCTCGCGGTCGCCTCGCTGATCGGCCTGATGGCGGACCTCGGTGTGGAGAGCCGGGCCGTGCGGTCCTCGGTCTCCCGGATGAAACGCCGCGAGGTGCTGCGCGGCGAGCGCCGTGAGGGCGTCGCCGGGTACTCGCTCGCCGACTCGACCCTTCAGACGCTCGCCGAGGGGGACGTACGCATCTTCCACCGGGCCAGGGCGTGCCGCGAGGACGGCTGGGTGCTCGTGGTGTTCTCCGTGCCCGAGTCCGAGCGCGAGAAGCGGCACGCCCTGCGGACCGCCCTGACCCGGCTCGGCTTCGGCACCATCGCGTCGGGTGTCTGGGTGGCCCCCGGACACCTGGCGGACGAGGCGCGGCGGACCCTGGAGCGCCGGGGCTTGTCCGGGTATGTAGACCTCTTCACCGGTGACCACTTCGCCTCCCGGGATCTGGGTGCGAAGGTCCGGTCGTGGTGGGACCTGGACGAACTCACCGCCATGTACGCGGACTTCCTGGACCGGTACCGCCCCGTCCTGGAGGCGGTGACACGGCGCGAGCCACAGCCGCTGGAGGCGTTCCGGATCTACCTGCCGATGCTGACCGAGTGGCGGCGCATGCCCTACCGCGACCCGGGACTGCCCCTGGAACTGCTGCCGCCGGAGTGGAACGGTGTGGCCGCGGGCGAACTGTTCGACCGGCTCAACATCGTGCTGAGCACGCCCGCGGCGGCCCACGCCGCGGCGGTGCTCCACGGGCCGCGCTGA
- a CDS encoding fumarylacetoacetate hydrolase family protein, producing the protein MKLASFTAGGVRRAGAVDEAERTVAVLPAEVGAVDDIVRGGEAPLAVARAAAAGADDVRPLSGVRLESPLHRFNRDILCTGWNYRDHFEESQGKREGQDPVTWPEHPTFFTKGPNTVIGPFDDIAHDPGLSAKWDYEAEIALVIGRDGRSIPEEKALDHVFGYLVANDVSQRDLQRAHGGQWLKGKSIDATMPLGPWLTTADEIDDLTGLRVRCEVNGRLLQNASSAQMAFSFARIIAELSRGMTLRAGDVVLTGTPSGIGNAREPQIFLGDGDLVVTRVGGLGELRNRVRRTRLT; encoded by the coding sequence GTGAAACTCGCATCCTTCACCGCGGGCGGCGTGCGCCGGGCGGGCGCCGTCGACGAGGCCGAGCGGACCGTCGCGGTGCTGCCGGCCGAAGTCGGTGCCGTGGACGACATCGTCCGTGGTGGCGAAGCGCCCCTCGCCGTGGCGCGCGCGGCCGCAGCCGGGGCCGACGACGTGCGCCCCCTCTCCGGGGTCCGCCTGGAATCCCCGCTGCACCGCTTCAACCGCGACATCCTGTGCACCGGCTGGAACTACCGGGACCACTTCGAGGAGTCCCAGGGCAAGCGCGAGGGCCAGGACCCCGTCACGTGGCCCGAGCACCCCACGTTCTTCACCAAGGGACCGAACACCGTCATCGGCCCCTTCGACGACATCGCCCACGACCCCGGGCTCTCCGCGAAGTGGGACTACGAGGCCGAGATCGCCCTCGTCATCGGCCGCGACGGACGGTCGATCCCCGAGGAGAAGGCGCTGGACCATGTCTTCGGCTACCTCGTGGCCAACGATGTCTCCCAGCGCGACCTCCAACGGGCACACGGCGGCCAGTGGCTCAAGGGCAAGAGCATCGACGCCACGATGCCGCTGGGTCCCTGGCTGACCACCGCGGACGAGATCGACGACCTCACGGGTCTGCGGGTGCGGTGCGAGGTCAACGGCCGCCTGCTGCAGAACGCCTCCAGCGCCCAGATGGCCTTCTCCTTCGCCCGGATCATCGCCGAGCTCAGCCGCGGCATGACCCTGCGCGCAGGGGACGTGGTCCTCACCGGAACCCCGAGCGGCATCGGCAACGCCCGCGAGCCGCAGATCTTCCTGGGCGACGGCGACCTGGTCGTCACCCGGGTCGGCGGGCTCGGCGAACTGCGCAACAGGGTGAGGCGGACCCGTCTCACATAG
- a CDS encoding RidA family protein: MTPVPVNPPDLPKPSGYSHGTLAGNTLHLGGQTALDADMRIVPGGIVEQFRQAFGNLLTTLREAGGRPGDLVSVTIYLTDIPDYQAHGKEIGKVWRELAGPVYPAMAGIGCTALWQPEAMIEILGVAVIPGERLVAPRP; the protein is encoded by the coding sequence ATGACCCCCGTCCCCGTGAACCCGCCCGATCTGCCGAAGCCCAGCGGCTATTCGCACGGAACACTCGCCGGGAACACCCTCCACCTGGGAGGACAGACCGCCCTCGACGCCGATATGAGGATCGTTCCGGGGGGCATCGTCGAGCAGTTCCGGCAGGCGTTCGGCAATCTGCTCACCACGCTGCGCGAGGCCGGCGGGCGGCCCGGGGACCTGGTGAGCGTGACCATCTACCTCACCGACATCCCCGACTACCAGGCGCACGGCAAGGAGATCGGCAAGGTCTGGCGCGAGCTCGCCGGGCCCGTCTACCCGGCCATGGCGGGCATCGGCTGCACGGCGCTGTGGCAGCCCGAAGCCATGATCGAGATCCTCGGTGTGGCCGTGATACCCGGGGAACGACTCGTGGCGCCGCGCCCGTAG
- a CDS encoding cupin domain-containing protein, whose translation MEPDLSKYRLEGDNSMYRLPSGIVAPVVTRGGLESANTADSGGAVRVSGVSAQHTPATRLWFGKVSNEPGYRSVTHHHGEAETGGYVLSGRARIYFGEELRDYTDMEEGDWVFVPPYMPHVECNLSRTKPLTWMTTRTPENIVVNLPDIADTELRDWLDRR comes from the coding sequence ATGGAGCCCGATCTGAGCAAGTACCGCCTCGAGGGCGACAATTCGATGTACCGGCTGCCCAGCGGCATCGTCGCCCCCGTGGTGACGCGTGGCGGCCTGGAGAGCGCGAACACCGCCGACTCGGGCGGTGCCGTCCGTGTCTCGGGCGTGAGCGCCCAGCACACCCCCGCCACCCGTCTCTGGTTCGGCAAGGTCAGCAACGAACCCGGCTATCGCTCGGTGACCCATCACCACGGCGAGGCCGAGACCGGTGGCTACGTCCTGTCCGGCCGGGCCCGCATCTACTTCGGCGAGGAGCTCCGGGACTACACCGACATGGAGGAGGGCGACTGGGTCTTCGTACCGCCGTACATGCCGCACGTGGAGTGCAACCTCTCCCGCACCAAGCCGCTGACCTGGATGACCACCCGGACACCGGAGAACATCGTGGTCAACCTGCCCGATATCGCCGACACCGAACTGCGCGACTGGCTGGACCGCCGATGA
- a CDS encoding acyl-CoA thioesterase, with amino-acid sequence MTPTPPTSAVFTAAVTLKPAQPEHFDLAFTATTQPCPWPKAYGGDLVAQAAAAAMRSVTDGKSPHSMHSYFLRPADIGAEVRYEVEVVRDGRGYSTRQVRGYQNGKPLYVCLAGFAAGEAGADFHIDFGEDVPDPEGLPSSAEYLAERGGGSMTEESKAYWSGGRGFDMRHVPGPVYLTVEGERLPHQAVWLKPFDPLRPVDGLTDAQRDLAALAYVCDYTILEPVLRVLDLPWARPGLVTASLDHAMWFHRPGPVDGWLLYVQEAVAADAGRGLGTGRFFTRDHRHLATVVQEGLIRPT; translated from the coding sequence ATGACCCCGACGCCCCCCACCTCCGCCGTCTTCACCGCCGCCGTCACCCTCAAGCCCGCCCAGCCCGAACACTTCGACCTCGCCTTCACCGCCACCACCCAGCCCTGCCCCTGGCCCAAGGCGTACGGCGGCGATCTGGTGGCCCAGGCCGCGGCGGCGGCCATGCGGTCGGTGACCGACGGCAAGTCGCCGCACTCGATGCACAGCTACTTCCTGCGCCCCGCCGACATCGGCGCCGAGGTGCGCTACGAGGTGGAGGTGGTGCGCGACGGCCGCGGCTACAGCACCCGGCAGGTGCGCGGCTACCAGAACGGCAAGCCGCTCTACGTCTGCCTGGCCGGATTCGCGGCGGGCGAGGCCGGTGCGGACTTCCACATCGACTTCGGCGAGGACGTGCCCGACCCGGAGGGCCTGCCGAGTTCGGCGGAGTACCTCGCCGAGCGCGGTGGCGGCTCCATGACCGAGGAGTCCAAGGCGTACTGGTCCGGCGGCCGCGGCTTCGACATGCGGCACGTCCCCGGACCGGTCTATCTCACCGTCGAGGGAGAGCGCCTGCCGCACCAGGCGGTCTGGCTGAAGCCCTTCGACCCGCTGCGCCCGGTCGACGGGCTGACCGACGCCCAGCGGGACCTGGCCGCCCTGGCGTATGTGTGCGACTACACGATCCTCGAACCCGTGCTGCGAGTGCTCGACCTGCCCTGGGCCAGACCCGGGCTGGTCACCGCGAGCCTCGACCACGCGATGTGGTTCCACCGCCCCGGGCCGGTGGACGGCTGGCTGCTCTACGTCCAGGAGGCCGTCGCCGCCGACGCGGGCCGGGGCCTGGGCACGGGGCGCTTCTTCACGCGCGATCACCGCCACCTGGCCACCGTGGTCCAGGAGGGCCTGATCCGCCCCACCTGA